In Flavobacterium luteolum, the DNA window TCTTCAGAATTGCTCATGATCGGATTAAAAACAAAAACTTCATTCGTTTTTAAACTGACAGTCAAACTCATCATTTTTAAAGAAAGGTGAGTAAAAATCAGAGAAACTTTTTTGTTTGATGGAATTGCAATTTCATAAAATCCATTTGCATCAGACTGCACATAAGTTCCTTGCGAAGAGACATTTACGCTTGCAACAGGATGTTTTTCTGCATCTAAAATCAGCCCTTTCACGCGAGCATTTTGAGCCAAAGCAATACAGCTGAAAAATAAAAAAAGAAAAGCGAATGTAAACCTATTGTAACTCAAAGATTTTGGTTTTTATTTTTGTTGACTTCTAAAAAAACGAGTTTCAAAGATAGTAGTATTTCCTACATTATCAACAACTTCAACCTTTAACACATTTTCACCTTCTGCTAAATATTGATCCTCAAAAGTATGCGTAATTCTTCTGGCTTTATTTTCGTATTCAAACAAAACCCAGCTTCCGTTTAGATAACCGTTATACGATTTTATTCCAGACAGAGAATCGCTTATTGTAAAATCAATTTTCTTTTGATCACTAATCCATTTTCCTTCAATTGGTTTTGCAATTTTAACAACTGGCGGAATCGTATCAAGAACTAAACCGTACGTTCCCAATATTTTTGCTTTCGCAGTAAAAACATCACCTTTTCTAATGGTTCCATTAAAACTTGTTCCTTTACCAATATAAAGCTTATCTCTTAGAGATTCTGGATAAGTATCGTCTTTTATGGTAATAGTAAAATTAGAATGCACAGGAACCGTATCATCGTGAATATAAACTTTGTTATTTTTCACATCAAAATTCATATTAAAATCATCGTAAAAAGTTCCAGCTGGAAAGAAAACCGACATATTATCTTTCTCAAAATTAGCATCTCTATTATATTTGATAAAATATTTTCCATTAACCGACTCTGACTCCACAAGAGGTATCGCAGCATCATATTCAATTGGAACTGTAATCGAATTCATATTTCCAAAATAATCCGATACTTCAATTTTGTAATTTGAAGTTAAATTAGGCTCTGTTTTTACAATACCGCGAAGAGAATCTGTTTTGATAATGCTTAATGCAAAAGGCGTTTTCATAAAAAGTTTCTGCACGCGCTGTCCCGATTTTTTATAACGAGAATAATCTATCAATGCATTTACATAACGCATTTCATCAAAAGAATAGGTATTAAATTGATAGTTATAATTCTGATTTCCGTTTAAAAAAGTCGACACATTAAAAACCCCATTTTTATTATGCGATACATCATCTGTATCTACCGCATTAATTCCGAAACCAATTTTTCCGTTTGCTTTCACTTTTGAAGCTAGATAAGTTCCGTCTTTTTGAAGCGCCATATTTACCAGCAAAGGCTGTTTAGACTGATTTACTGTAGCATTGTCCAATGGATAAACATACAAACTAGACAAAGTTGGCTTTTTGGTATCTTTAATATTTTGATCAAAGCCAAAGAAAATCGGGTTGATCACAAATTCTGTCTTGGTATCTCGAATTTCAAAATGAAGATGCGGCCCTTCTGATGAACCTGTATTTCCAGAAAGTCCAATTATATCACCTTTTTTAACAGGAAGCTCATCTGGTTTTGGAAACATTTCAATTTCATACGCTTTTTCCTTGTAATGCGTTTTTTTTACATAATCCAAAATTGGTCCAACTGGCGTTTGCAAATGTCCGTAAACAGATGTATAGCCGTTTGCATGAGTTATATAAATGCATTTTCCGTTCCCGAAAGTCGAAATTTTTATTCTAGAAACATATCCATCAGCTATTGCGTGTACACTTAAGCCCTCTCTTTGATTTGTTTTTAAATCAAAGCCCGCATGAAAATGATTCGGCCTTAGTTCTCCAAAATTGCCCGAAAGCTGCATTGGAATATCTAATGGAGGTCGGAAATAATCTTTTGGATATTGTGCTTGAGCAAATATAAAATTACAAAACAGAAGGGTAAGTACAGAAAATCTCATAAACAACATTTTTGCTAAGATAAAAAATTAACAGGGTAAAACCGAGGAAAATCCCCATAAAAACACAATAACTTGAATTTCATTTATTTGTCTATTTTTAATGTAAAAAAATCGATAAAAAATTGCATTAATAAAAAGGAATACTAACTTTGTATGATTAAGTAATGAATAGGATGTATAATGAGTGTAATTGCAGAAATAATTGATACTCTTGAATATAAAGTTGAAAAGCTATTTGAAAAATCAAAGGCTTTTGAACAAAACAATCAAGTATTACGATTAGAACTAGCCAAAGCTGCGCAAATTATCCAGAAACAATCTGAGGAAATGGAAGCTTTAAAGAAGCAAAATGAAACACTTAAGATAGCCAATTCGTTGCTTGGCAGCGACAATAACAAGAGAGAGACAAAGCTTAAAATAAATTCATTAATTCGCGAAATTGATTACTGTATAGCGCAACTA includes these proteins:
- a CDS encoding M23 family metallopeptidase, with amino-acid sequence MRFSVLTLLFCNFIFAQAQYPKDYFRPPLDIPMQLSGNFGELRPNHFHAGFDLKTNQREGLSVHAIADGYVSRIKISTFGNGKCIYITHANGYTSVYGHLQTPVGPILDYVKKTHYKEKAYEIEMFPKPDELPVKKGDIIGLSGNTGSSEGPHLHFEIRDTKTEFVINPIFFGFDQNIKDTKKPTLSSLYVYPLDNATVNQSKQPLLVNMALQKDGTYLASKVKANGKIGFGINAVDTDDVSHNKNGVFNVSTFLNGNQNYNYQFNTYSFDEMRYVNALIDYSRYKKSGQRVQKLFMKTPFALSIIKTDSLRGIVKTEPNLTSNYKIEVSDYFGNMNSITVPIEYDAAIPLVESESVNGKYFIKYNRDANFEKDNMSVFFPAGTFYDDFNMNFDVKNNKVYIHDDTVPVHSNFTITIKDDTYPESLRDKLYIGKGTSFNGTIRKGDVFTAKAKILGTYGLVLDTIPPVVKIAKPIEGKWISDQKKIDFTISDSLSGIKSYNGYLNGSWVLFEYENKARRITHTFEDQYLAEGENVLKVEVVDNVGNTTIFETRFFRSQQK